Proteins encoded by one window of Sphaerodactylus townsendi isolate TG3544 linkage group LG02, MPM_Stown_v2.3, whole genome shotgun sequence:
- the LOC125426677 gene encoding olfactory receptor 5I1-like — MLVGNETTVTHFVLLGFPSSPAVQVIFFLIFLMLYSMVLLGNIGLMVLIRTSPRLHTPMYFFLSNLSFVDLCYCSVIVPKMLVNFLAEKKVISYAGCGLQFYFFCTFADTESFILASMAYDRYVAICNPLLYTVMMSPKICILLVGLSYLGGTLSALVHTCFAFRLSFCGPNVINHFFCDLPLLLKLSCSDTSLNELLLYTYGSSVEIMSSIIIIISYILIVTSVLKIRSAAARLKTFSTCASHLTSVIIYEGTLLFIYSRPSSWYSPTSDKYISVFYTIIVPVLNPLIYSLRNKEVKDALWKAIDTKIFGH; from the coding sequence ATGCTAGTTGGTAATGAGACAACGGTGACCCACTTTGTTCTCTTAGGGTTTCCCAGCAGCCCAGCTGTTCAAGTAATCTTCTTTCTGATATTTCTGATGCTTTATAGCATGGTTCTGCTGGGAAATATTGGGCTGATGGTTTTAATAAGAACCAGTCCCCGTCTCCACACCCCTATGTACTTTTTCCTCAGTAATTTGTCTTTTGTTGATCTCTGCTATTGCTCCGTGATTGTTCCAAAGATGCTTGTAAACTTCTTGGCAGAGAAAAAGGTTATTTCGTATGCTGGTTGTGGACTGCAGTTCTACTTCTTTTGCACTTTTGCTGACACGGAGTCCTTCATCCTAGCCTCTATGGCATATGACCGTTATGTAGCCATATGTAATCCACTTCTTTATACTGTCATGATGTCCCCCAAAATATGTATCTTGCTGGTTGGACTCTCTTACCTTGGTGGTACATTAAGTGCTTTGGTCCATACTTGCTTTGCCTTCCGACTGTCCTTTTGTGGTCCTAATGTCATCAACCACTTCTTCTGTGACCTTCCATTGCTCCTCAAGCTCTCATGCTCAGACACTTCCCTCAATGAGCTTCTACTCTACACCTATGGTAGTTCTGTGGAAATCATGTCTTCAATCATTATCATCATCTCCTATATCCTTATTGTCACTTCTGTTTTGAAGATACGGTCTGCAGCAGCAAGGCTCAAGACATTCTCCACCTGTGCGTCTCACCTGACCTCTGTCATCATCTATGAAGGAACACTCCTTTTCATCTATTCCCGTCCCAGCTCCTGGTACTCCCCCACCTCTGACAAATATATCTCTGTTTTCTACACTATTATTGTCCCTGTCCTGAATCCCCTAATCTACAGCTTGAGGAACAAAGAGGTAAAAGATGCCTTATGGAAAGCAATAGATACTAAAATCTTTGGTCATTGA
- the LOC125427009 gene encoding olfactory receptor 5I1-like: MPGDNKTTVTHFILLGFPGSPATQVVLFMIFLLLYSMILLGNTGLIILIKISPQLHTPMYFFLCNLSLVDLCYSSVIVPQMLVNFLSEKKVISYVGCGLQFHFFCAFADTESYILASMAYDRYVAICNPLLYSAMMSPKICILLITLCYFGGTMSGMVHTSFAFRLSYCGPNVINHFFCDLPLLLKLSCSDTSLNELLLFTYGTVMEILSSSVIIISYILIMFSVLKMRSAAAMYKTFSTCASHLISIIIYQGTILFIYSRPSSWYSPTSDKYISVFYTIIVPVLNPLVYSLRNKDVKYAFWKVIDTKVLAH, translated from the coding sequence ATGCCAGGTGATAACAAAACCACTGTGACCCACTTCATTCTCCTAGGGTTTCCTGGCAGCCCAGCCACTCAAGTTGTCCTCTTTATGATCTTTCTGTTGCTCTATAGCATGATTCTGCTGGGAAACACAGGGCTGATAATTCTTATCAAAATCAGCCCCCAACTGCACACTCCTATGTATTTCTTCCTTTGCAATTTGTCTCTGGTTGATCTCTGCTATTCCTCGGTGATTGTGCCGCAAATgcttgtcaatttcttgtcagagAAAAAGGTGATCTCATATGTTGGCTGTGGATTGCAGTTCCACTTCTTCTGTGCTTTTGCTGACACCGAGTCTTACATCTTAGCCTCTATGGCATATGACCGATATGTAGCTATCTGTAACCCACTGCTATACAGTGCAATGATGTCTCCAAAAATCTGTATCCTATTGATTACCCTCTGTTATTTTGGTGGTACAATGAGTGGCATGGTTCACACTTCCTTTGCTTTCAGACTGTCCTATTGTGGCCCCAATGTCATCAACCATTTCTTCTGTGATCTTCCACTGCTCCTCAAGCTCTCATGCTCAGATACCTCCCTCAATGAACTCCTACTCTTCACCTATGGTACTGTAATGGAAATATTGTCTTCAAGTGTCATCATTATCTCCTATATTCTCATTATGTTTTCTGTTCTGAAGATGCGCTCTGCTGCAGCAATGTACAAGACATTTTCCACCTGCGCCTCTCACCTGATCTCCATCATCATCTATCAGGGAACTATCCTCTTCATATATTCACGCCCCAGCTCCTGGTACTCCCCTACCTCAGACAAATACATTTCTGTCTTCTATACTATCATTGTCCCTGTGCTGAATCCTTTAGTCTACAGCCTGAGGAACAAAGATGTGAAATATGCCTTTTGGAAAGTCATAGACACTAAAGTTTTAGCTCATTGA